The following are encoded together in the Poseidonibacter lekithochrous genome:
- a CDS encoding AI-2E family transporter, whose translation MDHLKQNIVTNDNSQPRLYNTNFASAFYFLAFMFIMVYSLSTLNNILTPIAIAILIWFLINALANQIKKLPYLDSKIGDLIAIPLSLIVIVVSMLQIGSFIASSMVELSSTIAQLDDKFNVLIEQLSNKTGFDIAIRLEKLFEQFSIASLINKVISAFSSIVSNIMQILLYVLFLLIDQRFFNAKINALFKNYDTRSKAKEVLSSISHTIRMYLSITTIISMFTGFLTYIICEMFGLQGAILWGFIAFILNFIPTIGSIIAVLVPVAFALVQFTDLTQVVFLLSTLALIQFVIGNILYPRLMGNKLNISQFVVILSLVIWGAMWGTIGMFLSVPLMMILLIILSQFENTKGLAILISGDGRIFTPSSKKVD comes from the coding sequence TTGGATCACTTAAAACAAAATATAGTAACAAACGATAACTCCCAACCTAGACTTTATAATACAAACTTTGCATCAGCATTTTATTTCCTTGCATTTATGTTCATTATGGTTTATTCACTTTCTACACTAAACAATATATTAACTCCAATAGCAATAGCAATTTTAATTTGGTTTTTAATTAATGCATTGGCAAATCAAATTAAAAAATTGCCTTATTTAGATTCTAAAATAGGGGATTTAATAGCTATTCCTTTATCTTTAATAGTAATTGTAGTGTCAATGCTTCAAATTGGTAGTTTTATTGCTTCATCAATGGTTGAGCTTAGTTCTACTATTGCACAATTAGATGATAAATTTAATGTATTAATAGAACAGTTATCAAATAAAACTGGTTTTGATATAGCAATACGTTTAGAGAAGTTGTTTGAACAGTTTAGTATTGCTTCTTTAATTAATAAAGTGATTTCAGCTTTTAGCTCAATTGTTAGTAATATTATGCAAATTCTACTTTATGTACTTTTTTTGTTAATTGATCAAAGATTCTTTAATGCAAAAATCAATGCTTTATTTAAAAACTATGATACAAGATCAAAAGCAAAAGAAGTATTATCTTCAATTTCTCATACAATTAGAATGTATTTATCTATTACAACAATCATTAGTATGTTTACAGGATTTTTAACATATATAATTTGTGAAATGTTTGGATTACAAGGTGCAATTCTTTGGGGATTTATTGCTTTTATATTAAACTTTATTCCTACTATTGGAAGTATAATAGCTGTTTTAGTACCAGTAGCTTTTGCACTAGTTCAATTTACAGATTTAACTCAAGTAGTATTCTTATTATCTACACTTGCTTTAATCCAGTTTGTAATTGGAAATATACTTTATCCAAGGCTTATGGGAAATAAATTAAATATATCTCAATTTGTTGTAATTTTATCATTAGTAATTTGGGGTGCTATGTGGGGAACAATTGGAATGTTTTTATCTGTTCCTTTAATGATGATTCTTTTAATTATACTTTCACAATTTGAAAATACTAAAGGCTTAGCCATTTTAATATCAGGAGATGGAAGAATATTTACACCTTCTAGTAAAAAAGTAGATTAG
- a CDS encoding tRNA-uridine aminocarboxypropyltransferase, producing the protein MEELDSRENCYVCYRPVSACVCKHITQTVKTNTKFVILMHPKEFRKTKNGTGHITRNSLTNSEILIGIDFTNNKRVNELINGGDYEPYLLYPHENSIKLNTEALPSNKKPVIFILDSTWACSKKMLRTSKNLQDLKKISFLNNNSSQFKIKTQPNQYCLSTIESTLCVLEQLNRLEVENIKTDSLNSFLNPFEKMVDYQLKCIKEENGFVRYKRPYKKTV; encoded by the coding sequence TTGGAAGAATTAGATAGTAGAGAAAATTGTTATGTTTGTTATAGACCAGTTAGCGCATGTGTATGTAAACACATTACTCAAACTGTAAAAACAAATACTAAGTTTGTAATATTAATGCACCCAAAAGAGTTTAGAAAAACTAAAAATGGAACAGGTCATATAACTAGAAATTCATTAACAAATAGTGAGATTTTAATTGGTATAGATTTTACTAATAATAAAAGAGTAAATGAACTAATTAATGGAGGAGATTATGAACCTTACTTACTTTATCCCCATGAAAATAGTATTAAGCTAAATACAGAAGCTCTACCTTCAAATAAAAAACCAGTAATCTTTATATTAGACTCTACATGGGCTTGTTCTAAAAAAATGCTTAGAACCAGTAAAAATTTGCAAGACTTAAAAAAGATTAGTTTTTTAAATAATAACTCTTCACAATTTAAAATAAAAACCCAACCTAATCAATACTGTTTATCTACAATTGAATCAACATTATGTGTATTAGAGCAACTAAATAGATTAGAAGTTGAAAACATTAAAACAGACTCTCTTAATAGTTTTTTAAATCCTTTTGAGAAAATGGTTGATTATCAACTTAAGTGTATTAAAGAAGAGAATGGATTCGTAAGATATAAGCGTCCTTATAAAAAAACTGTTTAA
- a CDS encoding L,D-transpeptidase family protein, translating to MKFLLFIFVFLFLNTLSFANTQLTDKKILTEKQILEEDSFEKRSNDYIKKLLRSRKAPLFFLTRKNLKKYYKTFDYQLIWTNEDGVKDIAIKLLDSIKNDPVLKPHSKEAFRLNKIIRELNSLNTSPERFIESMAKIDFMLTGVYNRYMWFLSRGYIDWKKFKNELSLIKVKEEINGGWEKYSVRKNHKKLLLKAIMQNDLDLAFNEVNFTYPQAKELSHKILDYEVIAQNGGYTKLPRTKALKLGKISPTIKILRQRLVESNDLESNNCDIDSMPQAQEYSDTQEVRLVTQGSDIIENDCFELFDESVKNAVISFQKRHGIEADGIVGPSTRKYLNIPVENKITQMRLNLERMRWMPRDLGEKFLVVNIPEYKLKMYDEEKVKLDMRIVVGKRKHPTPVFSHKMSFIVINPYWKIPNSIVTKEIIPKMLKEPDYLTKTGINVHQTWDINSDILDSNSVNWSLYIKEKTTAEPGDIKENQTIAVEKKLPIYRFIQVPSNTNPLGRIKFMFPNRYSVYLHDSPAKHIFEYDKRAYSHGCVRLAQPKKLLEAIASSDINVDYTEANKFLEEIDKTQIQLDKKIPVHMVYLTSWIDEKGIVHFRDDIYKYDKIQKELLYKTN from the coding sequence ATGAAATTTTTATTATTTATATTTGTTTTTCTATTCCTAAATACTCTATCTTTTGCAAACACACAATTGACAGATAAAAAAATTCTAACAGAAAAACAAATACTAGAAGAAGATAGTTTTGAAAAAAGAAGTAATGACTATATTAAAAAACTTTTAAGATCAAGAAAAGCCCCTCTATTTTTCTTAACAAGAAAAAACCTAAAAAAATACTACAAAACTTTTGATTACCAATTAATTTGGACAAATGAAGATGGAGTTAAAGATATTGCTATTAAGTTATTAGACAGTATCAAAAATGACCCTGTACTTAAACCACATTCTAAAGAAGCATTTAGATTAAATAAAATTATTAGAGAACTAAACTCTCTTAATACCTCACCAGAGAGATTTATTGAGAGTATGGCTAAAATTGATTTTATGTTAACAGGTGTTTATAATAGATATATGTGGTTTCTTTCAAGAGGTTATATTGATTGGAAAAAGTTTAAAAATGAGTTAAGTCTTATAAAAGTAAAAGAAGAGATTAATGGTGGTTGGGAAAAGTACAGTGTTAGAAAAAACCATAAAAAACTTCTTTTAAAAGCTATTATGCAAAATGATTTAGATTTAGCTTTTAATGAAGTAAACTTTACTTATCCACAAGCAAAAGAGTTATCACATAAAATCCTTGATTATGAAGTAATTGCTCAGAATGGTGGCTATACAAAGCTACCAAGAACTAAAGCTTTAAAACTTGGTAAGATATCTCCAACTATTAAAATACTAAGACAAAGATTAGTTGAGAGTAATGATTTAGAAAGTAATAATTGTGATATTGACTCAATGCCCCAAGCACAAGAATATAGTGATACTCAAGAAGTAAGGTTAGTGACACAAGGCTCTGATATTATTGAAAATGACTGTTTTGAGTTATTTGATGAGAGTGTAAAAAATGCAGTTATATCTTTCCAAAAAAGACATGGTATAGAAGCAGATGGTATTGTGGGTCCAAGTACTCGAAAATATCTAAATATTCCAGTTGAAAATAAAATCACTCAAATGAGATTAAACCTAGAGAGAATGAGATGGATGCCTAGAGATTTAGGTGAAAAATTCTTAGTTGTTAATATCCCTGAATATAAACTAAAAATGTATGATGAGGAAAAAGTAAAATTAGATATGAGAATAGTTGTTGGGAAAAGAAAACACCCTACTCCTGTATTTTCTCATAAAATGTCATTTATTGTAATTAACCCTTATTGGAAAATTCCCAATAGTATTGTTACAAAAGAGATTATTCCAAAAATGCTTAAAGAACCTGATTATTTAACAAAAACAGGAATTAATGTACATCAAACATGGGATATCAATTCTGATATTTTAGACTCAAATAGTGTTAATTGGAGTTTATATATTAAAGAAAAAACAACAGCTGAACCAGGTGATATAAAAGAAAATCAAACAATTGCAGTAGAGAAAAAACTACCTATTTACAGATTTATTCAAGTACCAAGTAATACAAACCCTCTAGGAAGAATTAAGTTTATGTTTCCTAATAGATATTCAGTTTATTTACATGATAGCCCAGCAAAACATATATTTGAATACGACAAAAGAGCGTATTCTCATGGTTGTGTAAGACTTGCGCAACCAAAGAAATTACTTGAAGCAATTGCATCTAGCGATATAAATGTGGATTACACTGAAGCCAATAAGTTTTTAGAAGAGATTGACAAAACTCAAATTCAATTAGATAAAAAAATTCCAGTGCACATGGTTTATTTAACATCGTGGATTGATGAAAAAGGTATTGTTCATTTTAGAGATGATATTTATAAATATGATAAAATTCAAAAAGAGTTGTTATATAAAACAAATTAA
- a CDS encoding EAL domain-containing protein encodes MNDKKLNEILFISKTLNVLYVSLKKDDNDSLLSYLKEKFKKVICSTDGDEAIDIFQNNKISVVITDIEINSLNGFELIENILNINKNILTIIYTQLQNHEYFLKTIELGIDGYLLKPFKEEDLKKILFKSIEKCKVKQENKKIKKNFDLLTQYQELVDKSTIISKTNSKGVITYVNENFCKVSEYTKDELLGKNHNIVKHPDNTKELFSDLWNTIKNEREEWHGIIKNLTKSGKPYYVKTTIKPIMDSKNNIIEYISARSNVSAIMSDKKHLIDKIDENNLSLLVLIQIEEFDMLDKFYNIETINKIEKIFGYNILSCLPSGFIFEDVYNIGNGRFALLTDFFTYSRSEQNINEYLKKFVQNVKESAFEIDDIEYDFNVVISYSFGKEHLFEDAKCGLEDAIEEKGLIKYANDLSIKEHIEAKKNIEVMKMVKIALDNYKIVSYFQPIINNQTKEIEKYESLVRLVDEKGKVLSPFMFLDVSKKGSYYTKITHRVLENSFKMLSYISTELSINLSSLDIEREDTREMLYELLEDNKEDNHRIIFELLEDENVKDFEVIKTFIKKVKKMGVQIAIDDFGSGYSNFERLLNFEPDILKIDGTLVKNIVDNKYSRNVVETIVSFAQKQNIVTIAEFVENEEIFNILNDLGVDYSQGYYFGKPENITIK; translated from the coding sequence ATGAATGACAAAAAATTAAATGAAATTTTATTTATATCTAAAACACTGAATGTACTATATGTAAGTCTAAAAAAAGATGATAATGATTCTCTGTTGTCTTATTTAAAAGAAAAATTCAAAAAAGTTATTTGTTCTACAGATGGGGATGAAGCTATTGATATATTTCAAAATAACAAAATATCTGTTGTAATTACAGATATTGAAATAAATTCACTAAATGGTTTTGAACTTATTGAAAATATTTTAAATATAAATAAAAACATTTTAACAATTATATATACTCAACTTCAAAATCATGAATATTTCCTAAAAACTATTGAACTAGGAATAGATGGTTACTTATTAAAGCCTTTTAAAGAAGAAGATTTAAAAAAGATTCTATTTAAATCAATTGAAAAATGTAAAGTTAAACAAGAAAATAAAAAAATAAAGAAAAACTTCGACTTACTAACACAATACCAAGAACTAGTGGATAAAAGCACAATTATTTCCAAAACAAATTCAAAAGGTGTTATTACTTATGTAAATGAGAACTTCTGCAAGGTTTCAGAATATACAAAAGATGAACTATTAGGAAAAAATCATAATATTGTAAAACATCCAGATAATACTAAAGAGTTATTTTCAGACCTATGGAATACTATCAAAAATGAAAGAGAAGAGTGGCACGGTATTATTAAAAACTTAACAAAATCAGGGAAACCTTATTATGTTAAAACTACAATCAAACCAATTATGGATTCAAAAAACAATATTATTGAATACATTAGTGCCAGAAGTAATGTTAGTGCAATTATGAGTGATAAAAAACATCTTATTGATAAAATAGATGAAAATAACTTATCTTTACTTGTACTTATTCAAATTGAAGAATTTGATATGTTAGATAAATTTTATAATATAGAAACAATTAATAAAATAGAAAAAATCTTCGGTTACAATATTTTATCTTGTTTACCAAGTGGCTTTATTTTTGAAGATGTATACAATATTGGAAATGGTAGATTTGCTTTATTAACAGACTTCTTTACATATTCAAGATCAGAGCAAAACATTAATGAGTATCTTAAAAAGTTTGTTCAAAATGTAAAAGAATCAGCCTTTGAAATTGATGATATTGAATATGACTTTAATGTAGTTATTAGTTACTCTTTTGGAAAAGAACATTTATTTGAAGACGCGAAATGTGGTCTTGAAGATGCCATTGAAGAAAAAGGTCTTATCAAATATGCAAATGATTTATCAATTAAAGAACATATAGAAGCTAAGAAAAATATTGAAGTTATGAAGATGGTAAAAATAGCTTTAGATAACTATAAAATCGTTTCATATTTTCAACCAATTATTAATAACCAAACAAAAGAAATAGAAAAATACGAATCTTTAGTTCGATTAGTTGATGAAAAAGGAAAGGTTTTATCTCCTTTTATGTTCTTAGATGTATCTAAAAAAGGTAGTTACTACACAAAAATTACCCATAGAGTATTAGAAAACTCTTTTAAAATGTTAAGTTATATCTCAACGGAATTATCAATTAACCTATCTTCTTTAGATATTGAAAGAGAAGATACAAGAGAAATGTTATATGAACTTCTAGAAGATAACAAAGAAGATAATCATAGAATTATTTTTGAGTTACTTGAAGATGAAAATGTAAAAGACTTTGAAGTAATTAAAACTTTCATTAAAAAAGTCAAAAAAATGGGTGTTCAAATAGCTATTGATGACTTTGGTTCTGGGTACTCAAACTTTGAGAGACTATTAAATTTTGAACCTGATATTCTTAAAATAGATGGAACACTAGTAAAAAATATAGTTGATAATAAATATAGTAGAAACGTTGTTGAAACAATAGTCTCTTTTGCTCAAAAACAAAATATTGTTACAATAGCAGAGTTTGTAGAGAATGAAGAGATTTTTAATATTCTTAATGATTTAGGAGTTGACTACTCACAAGGTTACTATTTTGGTAAACCAGAGAATATAACTATTAAATAA
- a CDS encoding SDR family NAD(P)-dependent oxidoreductase, translating to MSKNILITGCSSGLGLALAKFYLEKGFNVYGISRSKPDITNENFYFKSFDLSKIKEIKTHLKDFIQNIKSIENVYLNAGMLGEIKSSFDLSIDELNEVYELNVYANKELLDILSSIEVSKVVAISSGASHNGSKGWGSYSLSKAGVNMLINLYSTEMLNTRLYAIAPGVIETPMTDYIRFEIDDDIYTSAKKLKEGHIQTAKEAAKRLHEALEKSQDIKSGSFFDVRDI from the coding sequence ATGTCAAAAAATATACTAATAACAGGGTGTAGTTCAGGATTAGGACTAGCTCTTGCAAAATTTTATTTAGAAAAAGGTTTTAATGTTTATGGAATAAGCAGAAGTAAACCAGATATTACAAATGAAAATTTCTACTTTAAAAGTTTTGATTTATCAAAAATCAAAGAGATAAAGACACACTTAAAAGATTTTATACAAAATATAAAAAGTATTGAAAATGTATATTTAAATGCAGGAATGTTAGGAGAAATAAAATCATCTTTTGATTTATCAATTGATGAGTTAAATGAAGTATATGAACTAAACGTATATGCAAATAAAGAACTTCTTGATATTTTATCTTCAATAGAAGTATCAAAAGTTGTAGCTATATCATCTGGGGCTTCTCACAACGGCTCAAAAGGATGGGGTTCATACTCTTTATCAAAAGCTGGGGTTAATATGCTTATAAACCTTTATTCAACTGAAATGCTTAATACAAGATTATATGCAATAGCTCCAGGAGTTATTGAAACACCAATGACTGATTATATTCGATTTGAAATAGATGATGATATTTATACTTCTGCAAAAAAATTAAAAGAAGGTCATATTCAAACTGCTAAAGAAGCAGCAAAAAGATTACATGAGGCTTTAGAGAAAAGCCAAGATATCAAAAGTGGTTCTTTCTTTGATGTAAGAGATATATAA
- a CDS encoding group III truncated hemoglobin yields the protein MQTNQLDKKNINKLVITFYTRVLKDEKLAPFFIEHLGPDMKSQTWETHMDLLTDFWTTLVTGSGDYRGFPFPPHAQMSGLDREAFETWIKLFFESVDKIFTEDIAMKFKEKSSIIASNFMRNLGI from the coding sequence GTGCAAACAAACCAATTAGATAAAAAAAATATTAACAAATTAGTAATAACATTTTATACAAGAGTATTAAAAGATGAGAAATTAGCTCCTTTTTTTATTGAGCATTTAGGGCCTGATATGAAGTCTCAGACTTGGGAAACTCATATGGATTTACTAACTGACTTTTGGACTACATTAGTTACAGGTTCAGGGGATTATAGAGGTTTTCCTTTTCCTCCACATGCTCAAATGAGTGGATTAGATAGGGAAGCTTTCGAAACATGGATAAAACTATTTTTTGAATCAGTTGATAAAATATTTACAGAAGATATTGCAATGAAGTTTAAAGAAAAAAGTTCAATTATTGCAAGTAATTTTATGAGAAACCTAGGTATATAA
- a CDS encoding ZIP family metal transporter: protein MLLEVLIFSFFAGITVFIGGLSSAYFEEHLHNKILKEKIIHFLVAFGTGIMLAAVSFVLIPKGMHNVSLFTSVFVFLLGAITFYYLDAFIEKNSAKIPQVLAMLLDFIPESIALGALFVYDHKVGILLALFIALQNLPESFNSYLELRKSKISKKKSLVILFALSFIGVIFSSLGYMFLDDKIEITSCLMLFASGGILYLIFQDIAPSLRLKSSRYIAIGVNLGFIIGMMGEALL, encoded by the coding sequence ATGCTTTTAGAAGTTCTCATCTTTTCTTTTTTCGCAGGTATTACTGTTTTTATAGGTGGTCTTAGCTCTGCTTATTTTGAAGAGCATTTACACAATAAAATATTAAAAGAAAAAATCATTCATTTTTTAGTAGCTTTTGGTACAGGAATAATGCTTGCAGCTGTTTCTTTTGTATTAATACCAAAAGGAATGCATAATGTCTCACTTTTTACTAGTGTATTTGTATTTTTACTAGGAGCTATTACTTTTTATTATTTGGATGCTTTCATAGAAAAGAATAGTGCAAAAATACCACAAGTTTTAGCAATGCTTTTAGACTTTATTCCTGAATCTATTGCTTTAGGAGCATTATTTGTATATGACCATAAGGTAGGAATTTTATTAGCTTTATTTATTGCTTTACAGAATTTACCTGAATCTTTTAACTCATATTTAGAACTTAGAAAAAGTAAAATATCTAAAAAGAAATCTTTAGTGATTTTATTTGCTCTTAGTTTTATTGGTGTGATTTTTTCATCTTTAGGATATATGTTTTTAGATGATAAAATAGAAATAACATCATGTTTAATGCTTTTTGCAAGTGGTGGAATATTGTATTTGATTTTCCAAGATATAGCTCCTTCTTTACGATTAAAAAGCAGTAGATATATAGCAATTGGAGTAAATTTAGGTTTTATTATTGGAATGATGGGAGAAGCTTTACTTTGA
- a CDS encoding OFA family MFS transporter encodes MVEKNRWLMALSAVGVHICIGSVYAWSVYVKPIQEQMSWTLTDVTIAFSIAIFFLGLSAALMGKFVERNGPRVSAIIAASLFGLGTAGSGLAIMMESKMLLYFFYGVLGGCGLGIGYISPVSTLVKWFPDKRGMATGLAIMGFGFASAVWGPTIKILIEKVGISGTFFILGALYFVVMFASALYLQKPEEGYLPKKFKKKIKEGKKKLKEDLSSLGLNEAVKTPRFYGLWLMLFINVTCGIAIIGVASPLLQEVLGISAIAAAAAVGLMGIFNGAGRIFWASLSDYLTRPVVYIIFFLTQAIAFYILPSVTEVVVFQVVLFFIMSCYGGGFASIPAYIGDIFGTKELGAIHGYILTAWAAAGLVGPLIISMVKDATGSYSQTLYVFAGFFVLALVISILMLVNIKTIQKNKQK; translated from the coding sequence ATGGTAGAAAAAAATAGGTGGCTTATGGCATTAAGTGCTGTAGGAGTTCACATCTGTATTGGTTCTGTATACGCATGGAGTGTATATGTAAAACCAATTCAAGAACAAATGTCTTGGACTTTAACAGATGTAACAATTGCTTTTAGTATTGCAATCTTTTTCTTAGGATTATCAGCAGCACTAATGGGAAAATTTGTTGAAAGAAATGGTCCTAGAGTATCAGCGATTATTGCAGCTTCACTGTTTGGGTTAGGAACAGCTGGATCTGGATTAGCAATAATGATGGAATCAAAAATGCTTTTATACTTCTTTTATGGAGTATTAGGTGGATGTGGATTAGGAATAGGGTACATATCTCCTGTATCTACATTAGTTAAGTGGTTTCCTGATAAAAGAGGAATGGCTACAGGTTTAGCAATTATGGGATTTGGTTTTGCATCTGCCGTATGGGGACCAACAATTAAAATCTTAATTGAAAAAGTAGGAATTTCTGGAACATTCTTTATTTTAGGAGCTTTATATTTTGTAGTAATGTTCGCATCAGCACTTTATTTACAAAAACCAGAAGAGGGGTATTTACCTAAGAAATTCAAGAAAAAAATCAAAGAAGGTAAGAAGAAATTAAAAGAAGATTTATCATCTTTAGGTTTAAATGAAGCGGTTAAAACACCTAGATTTTATGGTTTATGGTTAATGTTATTTATCAATGTAACTTGTGGTATTGCTATTATTGGTGTTGCATCTCCACTACTTCAAGAAGTACTTGGTATTTCAGCAATCGCAGCAGCAGCTGCTGTTGGATTAATGGGAATATTTAATGGTGCAGGAAGAATATTCTGGGCTTCATTAAGTGATTATTTAACTAGACCAGTTGTATATATCATTTTCTTTTTAACTCAAGCAATTGCATTTTATATTTTACCTTCTGTTACAGAAGTTGTTGTATTCCAAGTAGTACTATTCTTTATTATGTCTTGTTATGGGGGTGGATTTGCTTCAATTCCAGCTTATATAGGTGATATTTTTGGAACTAAAGAGCTTGGTGCTATTCATGGTTATATTTTAACAGCATGGGCTGCTGCTGGACTTGTTGGACCTCTTATTATCTCAATGGTAAAAGATGCTACTGGTTCATATTCTCAAACACTTTATGTATTTGCTGGATTCTTTGTTTTAGCCTTAGTTATCTCAATTTTAATGTTAGTTAATATTAAAACAATTCAAAAAAACAAACAAAAATAA
- a CDS encoding 6-phosphofructokinase → MSIAIMCSGGDSCGMNPAIKSFVDYVYEKRLTPYFIYEGFEGLINNKIKKARHKDVAGIMHRGGTIIKTSRSNRFYKKEFRDIAYKNLQAHNIDKIVMLGGNGSFQGLNTFANEFDISFVGVPTTIDNDIYGSDYCLGVDTALNVITNALDDIRDTSSSFKRAFVVETMGRNCGYLAMVSAITSGAEICATPEVEINLKSLEKRLKHELNNGRDYILAISAEGSNRTEEIAKWLKEKVGIETRIIVLGHIQRGGNPTVFERLMANEFVTLAVDKLLEEKAKLAIVYKNSEFEFIDIKETVSKSQVINKKILKQLEKMIK, encoded by the coding sequence ATGTCAATAGCAATTATGTGTTCAGGTGGTGATTCATGTGGTATGAATCCAGCTATAAAGTCCTTTGTAGATTATGTATATGAAAAAAGATTAACTCCATATTTTATTTATGAAGGTTTTGAAGGTTTAATAAATAATAAAATTAAAAAAGCAAGACATAAAGATGTTGCAGGAATTATGCATAGGGGCGGAACTATAATAAAAACTTCAAGGTCAAATAGATTTTACAAAAAAGAATTTAGAGATATTGCCTATAAAAATTTACAAGCACATAATATTGATAAGATTGTTATGTTAGGAGGTAATGGTTCTTTCCAAGGACTTAATACTTTTGCTAATGAGTTTGATATCTCTTTTGTAGGAGTTCCTACAACTATTGATAATGATATTTATGGAAGTGATTATTGCTTAGGAGTTGATACTGCTTTAAATGTAATTACAAATGCTTTAGATGATATAAGAGATACCTCTTCATCTTTTAAAAGAGCTTTTGTAGTTGAAACAATGGGAAGAAATTGTGGCTATTTAGCAATGGTTTCTGCAATAACAAGTGGAGCTGAAATTTGTGCAACACCAGAAGTAGAAATAAATCTTAAAAGTTTAGAAAAAAGACTTAAACATGAACTTAATAACGGTAGAGACTATATATTAGCTATTAGTGCAGAAGGTTCAAATAGAACAGAAGAAATAGCTAAATGGCTTAAAGAAAAAGTAGGAATAGAAACAAGAATAATAGTCTTAGGACATATTCAAAGAGGTGGTAATCCTACTGTATTTGAGCGATTAATGGCAAATGAGTTTGTTACATTAGCAGTTGATAAACTACTAGAAGAAAAAGCTAAACTAGCAATAGTATATAAAAATTCTGAGTTTGAGTTTATAGATATTAAAGAAACAGTAAGTAAATCACAAGTGATAAATAAAAAAATATTAAAACAATTAGAAAAAATGATTAAATAA